One Triticum dicoccoides isolate Atlit2015 ecotype Zavitan chromosome 3B, WEW_v2.0, whole genome shotgun sequence genomic window, CTTCTTCAACCTCATCCCCGTTGTCACCTTCCTCATTGCAGTGGCGCTCCAGGCCGAGCGCATCTCCCTCGCCACCTGGCCCGGCAGGATGAAGCTGCTCGGCGCGGTAGTGGGCGTTGCCGGCACCATGGTCGTCAGCCTCTGCAAGGGCCCTCTTCTCCCAATTTCGCACCTCCGGCCGTCCTATGCCCACGCCCACGCCAGCCCGCCGGCACCGGCGTCGGTGATCCATGGCGGCCACGACATGGCCGTCGGCACGCTCTTCATGTGTGGGAGCTGCGTGAGCTACGCGCTCTGGTTCGTGGTGCAGGCCAGGGTTGCCAAGGTGTTCCCGTCGCGATACTGGTCCACCGCGCTCACGTGCGCTGCGGGCAGCCTGCAGTCTGCCGCGGCCGCCGGGGTGGCGGCCGTCCTAGCACCCCGCGAGGGCTGGGCGGCAGAGTGGAGGCTGAGGTGGGACCTGCGCCTGGCCACGGTGGTGTACTCCGGGGTCTTCAACACGGGCGTCACGTTCGTGCTCGTGTCGTGGGCGGTGGCGCGCCGCGGGCCCGTGTACCCGCCCATGTTCAACTCCCTGTCGCTCGTTGCCACGACTGTGGTTGACGCGGCATGCTCGGCACCGACATCTACCTCGGCGGTGTTCTCGGGGCGGGCCTCGTCGTCATGGGGCTCTACGCGTTCCTCTGGGGCAAGGGTAAGGAGCTCGCTGCCGCCAAGGCGGACAACGGCGAGCAGAAGCTGCAGCGTGTACACGCCGATGATGGCATTGCCTAGCGGTTTGGCCTAGCATGCCAGAGCAGTCCATACGGAATTAACTGAACTATTCAGTCCGAACTTGAAATTGTCCTTGACAAACACTACTACATGATGACTTATTTTTTCTCTTTCCAAAACGGTATTGTGCTGACGTTCACTAGTGCATGGCAATTGAACGTTTTTCATGGAAATTTTACATTGTCACGAGGATGGAAAATCTTAACCAAGCACGACAAATCCTATGATTAAAAGAAGGAACTGCTAAGGAAAATTGCAATGCTCAGACAATATAAATTGCCATAAAAACCGTTTGATTTGCCATGCCCTCCAGCAAACATTTGCTGCTATCAAAATCCTTTTTTTATACAAGATCCCTTCTACGTTATTGATGGTCTAACAATGATTGTTATGATTAGCCAGTCCATGTGCACTTGTATGGACTGCTCTGGACATAGCAAGCCGGAGTATCGGGGCATTTGATAACATAGCAAGCCAGAGTAGTAGAATAAAGAAGGGATTAGAGTGACTGACTAATCCCTTCTTTATTCTACTACTGACTAATCCCTTCTTTATTGTACTATTCTGGCTTGCTAGGCCAAACTGCTATGAGATTATTTAGTCTCTTGGTTGATCCTTATGAAATGGAACTGATTGAACTACGTTTCGAATTTAGCTCAAAATATTATCATTTTTAGCAAGTACATGAGGATAGGAATTATATTTATAAATTATTGCCACATTCCGAAGAACTTATGACTTAAGCTTAGGGAAGACTTAAATCACCAATACTCAAATGCCCCAATAATGAGTTTTCCAAAGAGATGATTATTACAAATTTCTAAGCAAGACTTCCTCAACATGATAAAGAAGCGGTTATAGTTCTTTCGGTTGTTGAAGTTATGTATAAAAGCATGTGGACAAAATTACTAGGACATACATTTTCAGTTTATATGGATAAAACATTCATAGTCAGGCCTTAAGGTTCTCAATCTAGCCTTAATGCGCGAAACTATTCTAACATGCATGGTAAAATAATGTACAAATTTATACCGCAGTGACAATGACTCATCCACAAGATGCTTAGCAAACTCCAAATTTGAACACTAACAGAAAGGGATAGAGCTCCCAAATTTGAACAATAATAGAAAGGAATAGAGCTCACCATCGtggccccaccgcagctgaagaatgAGGAAGCACATGTCGGGTCTATGACTGCACACACATGCGTGGTAGACCCGGCGTCCGACGGCCGGGCAGAAGGCAACTTTTGGATCAGACAGAGTCCAAACGTTGCCACGGCCGATGGAACAAAACAACAATGTTCATGAAGGAGTGAAGGTGCGGTAGCACTACATTGTTGATCCGCTTCTTTGCGACTCGGGATGTCGGCCGCGGCATCAGACTGTCTCCGACCGACGCCGCCAGAACAGAGGGAGGTACAAGAGGAAGGAATGCGGGTGGATGGAAagtgggaaggaagggggagaggtgcTGCTGGGAACggtgaaaagatagtggcaccaggGACGGTTAGTGAGAGTTTTGATTGTGGAGAGCAGCAGTGAATGACTAATTTTAATAGGCCGCGAACAAACCAACACTGACCAGATGGAAAACTGAAGGGTCTAATTTGAATAGGCTACACATACAAGTCAAATATAGAAGACAGTTAGTGAAAACGTTTGGTTCATTTTGGTCAGCGGAGCACGTTATCACAAATCGACCATTTTTGTACCCATCTGTGATATGCATTTAGCAGAGCCAAATAAACATTTTCACTGATGCCTCCGGAGTGGCCAGTTAGTGCTAATGCTCTTTACTGCCGTATCGTGTGGTCACGGACTCACGGGATGGTCAGTGATGAGAGGTTAGTGCTATTCAGATCTGTAGTAATGTTGAAGCGCTTCGGGCATATGGAGGAGATTGGGTCAACCAAAGAGTGAGGTCTTTTCCATAGATGGCCGGACTAGGAGGCGAAGAAGGTCTTTGGCATGGACAGCTGGACAGCTAACTTTTGGGATTGTCTGAATGTAAAAACTTATTGAACATCCGATGCTTCTTGATTGTGATTGCATATGCTTACAACTATTAAAAGTATGTTTAAATTGTTATTGGTATGCTGTCAAATGCAGGAGGCCAGAGCAGGGGCGGACATTTGATGCCTGCGGTTGGACGACCTTCGCCACCCTCAAACTGTTCACAAATACATCCAGATTTCCGGACATGTTTGTCTGGCATCTCTCTGCATTCTGCAAGCGAACATCCCTTGGTCGACGGAAGCAACAAGAAGAATCAGCAGCTTAAGGCGTGACGAGCGCTGGATTTCACCCTGCATGCAACACAAAGGAGTTAGCTTGCGCACCGTTGCAGCTCTGCTTCTGATCGGTGGATCTTCAAGGCATGCACATGGTGACGGCTTTCGTGCCGTCGGAGATGGCCTGCTTGGCAAACTCAATGGCTCTTGATGAACAGTAAAACTAAAATTTTTAGAAAAACTAAGAAAAATCTGCAATGCTTTGTGGTAAACTTTGACAGACGCTTTGTGTGTTTGTCAATGACATTTGGAAAAAAAAACTCAATGCTCCAAAAATGCTATTTTAGAAATCATTTTTGGAGTGCTGATATTGCTTTTTTTTTTGCCATGACCTCCACGAATATCATTTCTGCTAAAATCTGTCAAGCACACAACATTTATCAAAGTTTGCCAAGATAAATTCAGAAATTATGATTTGTTTTGGATTTACTGTTTATCATGAGCAGAAAAGGACTTCGATGCTGACGAAACCTTTTTGGACCCATGTTGAGCACAGCAGAATGGAGCTACCTTCTGCTGCTACTCAACTTGGCCCTCAAAAGAATCTGATTGCCAAGAGATGCAGGTCACCAACTTAGTCGTTGGGGCCAGACTTGTACCGATGTTTCTTACGACAACTGTTCATCACTGTACCTAAAAATCACAACCACAGCTGCAAACAAACTTAGTACTGCCAAAAAATAAGAGAGTCTCCCCAACCCGTGCCTTAACGGCCTTAGTACACGTGCATCGATCACTTTTTTTACCCGAAAAGGCATCTAGGTCCATCACATCAAGCGGCGTACGGTCGTAAGCTAGTATTTCAGGGTTCAGATTAGGGAAGTTACAAACACTTCATACTTGCTAGACATGATCAGCTTGTGCTTCAACTGGATCAGCAGCTTGAGGACAAGATAGGCGCACATGCATCGAGATGCACTTCATCAGGTTAGAATTGTTGCCGCTGCCGCTGATATATAATTTCTTCTTCCACATCTATTCCTTCCTCAAGCTCGTGCCATTTGGGATAGCACCAAAATGGCTTAGGCACGGGCCATCTGTCCAGAGTTAAACATAAATAAGCTGCTAAAATAATATACATCTCTAGCAAGCAGTGTTAATGAACGCGTAGTAAATAAACAATACCTGTTTGGGCTATCATCATCGTCTCTAGCAACAGTCCTACAAACAGACCAAAATAGTTTTACATACAAGAACAAACACACGCATGTGAGGACGAAGATCAAAACCACGTAACGTCAGTTCACTACTTCATATGTCTGAACAATAAGAAGCGAAATGGTTCAACCACAAAAGCAAGTTGGGATTTAAGAACTAGCATGAGTTCCAAATTAAAAGTAACCTGAAAATAACAACCAAAACCAACCCATATTTACCATTATAGTTCCAGGTTAGAGTGATGACATGAGAGTATGAGACATACGATACGATACTTCCATAAATCACAAATGTACGTACAATCAAACATGCTCAACTGCCGGCCACAACTACAGGACGGTCTTTATCGTACCAGTGTCGTATGTTATTTATCATATGCACAGCAGTTCTATTCAAGCTTCTAATTAATGTGCTCAGTATAAGAAGATCAAAATGGTGACAAATGTCCTATCGAGGCTACTAAACTTCCTCAAGATTGAATATTATGCACACGCAAGACATCTGTAAAAACATTACATAAATATAGAAAGCATACCCTTGTGCATCAAAATTCTTCAAGACTTTTAGAATTATATTGACTGGTATGTATGGAGCCTCTTCTAAGCCATAGAAGTTCATGCCACTAAAATTTCCATCAAAATCAATAAGAGGCCCTCCGATCCCAGCCTAGCACACACACAAAAGTAACAAATAGGAAAAAACAGTATTTGTAAGCCATACAGATGTGATGATGGATTAGTTACTCATTCTGACGCAACTATTTATTTCCACCACACGAAAAGACATGGCGTACCTTGGTGATTTTACAGGTGGAAATCTTAAGCTCTTTGCAACCAAGCTTACTTGGTTTGTCAATCACGATCCCACTTGTGGCCATTAAATTGCCTGATTGGTAGACGCGCCCTATAGCTACTACCTCCTTCTGAGGTTTAATTAGCATCTGGTTATCAATTTGTGCTGTCTGAGTACAGCAGAAATTCTTGATGTGGACTACGGCAATGTTATAATGTATACTGTAATGTTGCAATGTCCCTCTGGTATGACGATTATCTGGAAGGCACACTACAATCTGCAATTAATGATATGgtaagactaaactagtgatatcaTGAATAAGTAGAAGGGGCAATTAAACAATTATTAGCAGAGTAACGACCTTAAGGTTATCAGCAACCTTGTTTTCATTGTCAGAAGTTCTAACCAAACTTGCCGAGGTCAGAACTCTTGTGGTGGACCCGTTGCAGTCTATGAATACGCCAGTGCAAGCAAAACACCTTGTTTTTCCTACAAGAGTAATGACTCCGATAATTTAGTGAAGAAATTGGAAAAAGAATATTGAAAGTAAACGAGCTTATAATGAATATAATTACCACTGAATGAAGCCAATGCAACAACACTTTGAGACATATTTGAAGCAACGTTTCTTTCGAGTTTACTCCAGATATCTTCACTAAATTTCTCTTCAAAATTGTTAAGCAAACGCATGCCCGCTGGCAAAAGCAATAAAGATTCAGCAGTGGAGGGGAGCTGGAGAGACCAGTCAGATGACAGATGTTCCAACAGAAAAGAGTAAATATCAAAAGGACACGAATGAACTCACCATTCTGCCAAACTGGGAGGGGATAACCATTGGACCTCAGCTCCTTTTTTGTAGGAACGCCTAAATTTTGCAACATAGTTAAGTGATTGATGACCCCATGTATAATGATGGTCGGGAAAACTGCAAGCAACAACTCACCAAAACAAGGATAACTCGGCCGCCCAGAACATAAAGACTTCCGCTCTAATAATAATCTATCCATGAGTCCTGGTGCCACAGGGGTGAAACAATTAATAAATGTGACCAATGATCAATAGTTAACATTAAAAGTGACCAACCTGGTTGACATTCTGGATCACAGAGAGTACATATGGAAGGTTTCTGATCCTTAAGTTTCTCTCCCTTCCTTGAGCTGACTAAAATAGAGAAGGGAAATAAGCAGAATTTAGAACACTGAAAAGCAGTATGAAGGAAAGGAGTATATTCTCATATTCATATACTACACTGAAGTACTTAGAATGAACTAATTAATTAGCATATCAAATATGTTATGCTAGCATGATAATAGGTGCAACCATAAAACTAAGTATGTACCCAGATTCTACAAATGATTGTTGAAAATTAACATTGGCGGTGACTCTGGCGAGGAATTGCCTGATGATGTGATGATTGCGCACAATTTAACAATATTAAGGTGCTTTTCTCACCTTCTGAATCAGGCTTACAAGGTCTAGGAGATCTTTCAATTTTACTACCAGGTCCTTTCTTATTTGGAGCCCTGCAGTAGAATGCGATAAACTTGGTGGtcagtgctttatatataaagcggggcaagAGCCTTTTTCGGTAATGCGATAAACTCATTGGAGTAATACAGAAATCCACAAAAGTAAACATGGATGATATGTACGCATGGATACCAAACAATACAAACTTCAATGTTTAAAAGGGGCAAATCAGGAAAATTGTTGATTGGGGTCAGGCACTAAACAACAATACAATGGGGAAAACCCTAAAACCTAAATATTTATTGTGTTTGATTATTGTATAGAcgaaaatatttattaaatataagtAGCTTAATATAGTGGAAAACTTTTCCCATGCATGTTGTGGTGAGTGACAAAAAAAATGGAGATGATACTATACCAAACCTACCAGGGAACCTTCACTAccttatcacttgaacaagtattaATAGCTTAAACATGGACACCAGAGTCCCAGTTGAGTACAGGGCAACTGCGAGATATCATGACAAAACAGGTGATATGGATTGTCAAGGTCACACTGCAGCTTATCCAGCCCCAGATGTCACAAACAACTAATTTGTTATCAAGGGAGATGTTCTCAAATGCAGATCAGTTAGCAGATGCAAGTATTACAAAAAACATCAAAACAAGGCATTTCAGAAACTCTTTGGCATTCAGCATGAATGCTAGTACCACTAAACCTCGGCTACTGATGAGCGGAATTATTCTTATGTACTTAGTTCATTCATTTTGTATGCCTACTGATGTGTGGTCAGCTTCCTGGAAATTCCAGGTTGAATAATAAATTCGCAAGAAGCGGAACAGATGGCCTGTGGTCATCCAGGAATGTTTCAGTGCATGGCACTAATTCATCTGCTAAATAGTTCTCACTCGCTCGGTATTACAGTAATTGAGCATGTTGCTCCTCACTACATACCAAGTTGTGATCATCCTTTAACTGTTCTTAGCCTTGTACAACGCATGCAGTAATTTAAACAATGTGATTTCATATTCTAAGTAAAATGCCTGCACATTCTTTTAGAATGCATGAATTGTTAACACAATGTTTCGTCAACAAATTTTCCAACAACGCTAGAGATTTATATAATGTGTGTTGTTAGCTGCAGTATGATGTCATAAGAAGCCACTATTGTATTAAGTGCACTCTTGATTAAGCTTTCCACCATTATTTATTTTCCTAAGCATGTGTGACCCATGTGCACAAAAACTAATAAGTGAGTATGGAGGACAAGAGTAGAAAAGCAATGAGTGAGTATGGAGGACATACATCCACTGAATTGTTTCCCTGAACTGCGACAGGAGTTCAAGAATTTTAATCCTTGGTAGGAATGGAGTCTCTTTCTCAGCATAAAAGTTCATCCCAATGAAGTCCCCATTAAAATCAACAAGGGGCCCTCCAACTCCAGTCTAGGAAAAGAATAAAGTGACAGTGAGCCAAGCACAAAGATTTAGCGATGCTGAACAAAGTTTGTATAATTGAAAAAAAGGAGTATTTTTGCCCACCCCCACCCCCAAAAAAGTCCAGTACATATCATGACacagttatttatttattttcactaTGTATAGAAAGCGAGAAATTAACACCGCACCATAGTAATTTCACATGTGGAGATGGCAAGCTCCTCCCGGTAAGCTCCTTGTGGATTGTCGGTCAACATCCCAGCTGTGGCCATTAGTTTTCCTGAGTTGAAGCAACGCCCTACGGCAACTACTTTACTGTGAGACTCAAATTGCCGCTGATGATCTAGACATGTTACTTGAAGAGAGCGGTAGTGACCGATGTTGATAACCGCAACATTGTATTTCAAATCGTAGGATTCCAACCATCCCAGTTCAAGTTTATTATCCGGAAGGCGCACTTCAATCTGCatcaataaagcaatgcagcaagtATATAGCCTGGTTAGCAGAATGATTAACATGATATTAAATAAGCAAGCAATAGTGTACAAAAAGAAAGTTTTTTTCAGGGTACTACAAAAAGAAAGTTGCCAGTACCAACCGTCATATCATGAAGGATCTTGGTGTCATCATCAATAGATCTAACCAAACTTAATGAAGTCAGACAACTTGTAAAAGTAGGATTGTTTACGATAATTATGCCCGTGCATGCAAAAAACACAGTGTTTCCTGCACAAGATGGTATTTCCAAATTCTCAATCATGAAGTATACTAACACGTAGACATAGATAAAAAATTGCAAAGCTAGTATTTATAATCACCATCAGCAAATGAAGCAAGCGATACAACAGTGCCCGCTAAGTTCGAGGCGACTTCTTCACTGAGTTCCGTCCAGACACCTTGACCAGAATCGCTTGAGCTGCCAAATTCCTGTTCGAAAGGATTGTCCGGATGCGAATTTCCTAGTTAGGGAAGCATCATCATGTTCATATCATACAACACAGTTCTGATCGTAAGTTGCAGAAGAAGGAACAAGCAGCAAGACTGAAACCAGACAGCCAGTGGCTCACCTCGCCAAGCTGTCCAAACTTTTTGTTTCTTGGTCTGGCTTCTCGTGCAAACGCCTTCTCGCTTCATATTTCCAGCCTGGAGCGGAAAGAACTAAATAAGACAGCTAGTCACTTTTTTTAGGATCAATGCAGAGTTTTGATTACAATCAAAGCAGAGTTTTGGTTACAATCATCCAACAGAGTAAATAAAGGAAATAAATTGAGAAATACTGTTGGCTCTAGCGAACGTGGATCAACAAATCATTTAGCCGCAAGGAAATCAATTGATCCTAAGTAAAAAAGAGGGGAGGGGGTTCAGCTAATCATTGGATGAAAGAAGCTCATACCGCAAAATCCAATGCCCAGAACTCGCGGCCGGGTGGAGACAGCTTGGAGAaccgcgatggcggcggcggcggcggcgcacgcggGGGGTGGAGAGTGGAAGCGTCAGCCCTAGGGCACGCGGCGGTGGGTCCGGTCGATGTGTCAGGGATGGAGGGCTTGCGAGAGGAGGAAAACAAGGAACTGACGGTTTGGAGAGGATGATCAATTTTCACCAAAGGGCATCGTAGATAGGCCCCGTTTGGTAACAAAGTTTTTTCTAAGTATTCAGAGAATACTACAGTTTTTTAAAATACCACAGTATTAATTCCTGAGAGCTGTTTGGCTATTAGAGAAAACAGGGGTATTAAAACTAAGTATATCAAAAACCACAGTTTTTTCTCTGTCTAAAAAAAGAACCCTCGACCTCTTTTTTTAAAACTGAGCACGCAAAAGAAACGCTGCATCGCTCTTCTCCTTCCTGCCTTTAAGCCATGGCCAGCATGCAAAGGAGAGATCAACGCGAGTATGCTGATCTTCGTCCCCCTGCCTCTGCACGGCCGCATTGCTCCCGTTCCTGCTGCCCAGTGCCAGCCGAGAGGAACGAAAGGCCATTATAAACGGAGAGCGAAATTGTCTTGTTGCCCTGTCGTGAAGTTGGCCGGCACGCTGCCCATGGTTAGCACAAGGGATCCAATCCAATACAACAGGGAAAGCGTGAACACTATgaatgagagcggaactatgcagtacatgagctcgtatccctctctcgcactagcgtgaacATAAACTAACTACTGActatcgctcggaaaccggaaactggtACACCGGGGCCTGACACTccgccactcgtcgtatactcctggcgtagcacttcttcgacaTTGATGATCTATGCATCTGCATCgctacatgagtcgatgatatgcaacatatatagttgagcaacagaaagagacatacttagcaaaaatagaagcaacataccataagcataaataacaaagttcattgtacccaaaatgccctaactagagtgaacttcgctagtcgaggaggacggtttaattacatcaaaaATAAAGTTTGGTCGTGCGTAACTTAAAGTTTCGTCATACatgaagtatggactaaacggacacattgttatatatcgacaatcacttaaacatgtcatgccatccatccgagtcagggagatagtccccgagcttattgAAAGGCTTCGGGTCAAGATGCTGAGCGGCTACGCGTGTTTGGACGTCTTCCCGCGAAATTTGCCCTTCCTcgcagaacatccctgttttttcgaggacctccttcatgatgatttgggcaagttcatgttggatgtgatagaactcagctcgaagtcgatgatcctcgatattgtTAGGGAACATAGTAATGCTTCAAAAAAaagtcctacgtgtcaccaagatcaatctaggagatgctagcaatgagagagagggagtgcatcttcatacccttgaagatcgctaagcggaagcgttacaagaacacgattgatggagtcgtactcgcggtgattcaaatcgcgaaagatcctatccaagcgtcgaacggacggcgcctccgcgttcaacacacatacagccttgggacgtctcctccttcctgatccaacaaggggagaggagaagttgagggagaactctggcagcacgacggcgtggtggtggagctcgtggttctccgacagagcttcgctaagcactacggaggaggaggaggaggtgtaggagggagCAGGGCTGCCCCAGGGGAAGGGTTGTtgcagccctctctctccctcactgtatatagggggaagggggagggggaggcgccctagggtttccctaaaggaggggcggcggccataggggaaaccctagatgggtttgggcgccccccacccctagaaaacttggcccccaagccaggaggggcggctgccataggggaggcgcgcccacctctccaggttacgtgagatggggaggGAGGGGCGcacatccccttagtgggctggtgtgccccctccccttttggcccataaggccccccgacgcttcccggggcctccgaaactcctttCGGTCACACTGGTTGTCACCCGATACcttcggaacaattccggactccaatacccttcgtccaatatatcgatcttcacctccggactattccggagttcctcgtcacgtccgggatctcatcgggactccgaacaaccttcggtaaccacatactattcccattacaactctagcgtcaccgaaccttaagtgtgtagaccctacgggttcgggaaccatgcagacatgaccgagatacctctctggccaataaccaatagcaagatctggatacccatattggctcccacatgttccacgatgatctcatcggatgaaccatgatgtcggtgattcaatcaatcacgtatacaattccttttgtccatcggtatgttacttgcccgagatttggtcgtcagtatccccataccttgttgccgaaaaagggtttccccccgctttgtatacaaagcaaccaaccaagCCGTACAAGGATAGATGCTGGGGCagaagcagcacagtcacgcccaaaagaaacgacAGAGAAAGAGCAAAAGAAGAAGCCTCACGAACGCTGCGCCCACCGAGATCTTCCACtaggctccaagactccgaagcgccggcacctatcaacacctccaagaaggatcgcaaatatgacgacgctgctgccaagggtttcccccggtacacgacgaggcgagaggaagggtagcccccgacgccctctcggaaggtcaggtggcacccacaggcgccaccgcgccggtgtcggccaagccgacaggggtttcccccgatcccaacctgcacctcgggcgctccggagccagccaccaaaccaaccaccacccAGCGCCAACacatccccataccttgttcaatctcgttaccggcaagtctctttactcgttccgtaacacatgatcccgtgactaactctttgtcacattgagctcattatgatgatgcattaccgagtgaaaAGTGTGAACACATGTATCATTCCTTTTAAAATGGCATGTATATATTTTTGAAAagtctgaacattttttaaatgctactCCATCCGTTCTATATTAGTTGTCGCTATATTCTGTAAGAAGCTCTGGTGGATCATCACATAGTGTGTGATCATGTGCAATATGATCATTAAGGACGGGCATGGACAAGTGGTGAACTATGTGTACGAGTAGATGGGGAGGACGATCGTAGGAATGAAGACCACATCAAATGATACATTCAAACCCACAAAGAGATCAAGGACCGACATTTCCAATCAGAAGATGGTCCTGTGGAGGAATTGTGGGCATACCATGGTCGGCACGGGTGATCTTTGCTTCCTGCTTGTTTGTGTTTCCTCCATGTTTGTTTGATGAGACAATGTAATCTTTGTTTTGACGATGGACTATGATTTATGTCAGATTTCAGATTTGAATTAAACTTTTGAATTCATAAATTGTTCTTGCAAATGTTCGGTGCCCATTGAAAAATGTTTGAAGCATTTTTTTCCCTGCATTGTAGAGTTTATTTAGAGTGTATTTGCACAACTGGAATAGAGATAGGATCAATGAGATGAAAGATAACCATTTTTAGGTGTGCAGTTGGGGAAGAGCAAAAAAAGATTCCCTGGTTCTTCTCTGTCCTATTCCTAAAGCCATTTTAGTTTACGAAATTTAGATAtatgctactccctctgtaaagaaatataagagcatttagatcacaactttagtgatccaaacgctcttatatttctttacggagggagtagtattggagatgctctaatggggCCATGAATTTAATGACTTTGGTCAATTCCAGGGCATATAATTTCCTGTTGCAGTTCATTAAATTTTGCAACTAAACATGAAAAAAAAACTCATAGTTTACTACTCTGCATCGATGACAAATCTTCTCACCGCAATGGCAATTGGACAACAGAACAATAATTAGAGGCTAATTCACTTTAATGAAT contains:
- the LOC119279296 gene encoding WAT1-related protein At5g64700-like, with the translated sequence MAAAEGSKEETGRRKAERVALPAGMLLVQVLTVVTMLLSKAALNGGMQPLVHLVYRNLVAAAAVAPLAVVFERLTDGQHERIGIHMPVLIAAREILKKVNMVVLGWIFINATFGVLLATGLYYCALRATSAAYTVNFFNLIPVVTFLIAVALQAERISLATWPGRMKLLGAVVGVAGTMVVSLCKGPLLPISHLRPSYAHAHASPPAPASVIHGGHDMAVGTLFMCGSCVSYALWFVVQARVAKVFPSRYWSTALTCAAGSLQSAAAAGVAAVLAPREGWAAEWRLRWDLRLATVVYSGVFNTGVTFVLVSWAVARRGPVYPPMFNSLSLVATTVVDAACSAPTSTSAVFSGRASSSWGSTRSSGARVRSSLPPRRTTASRSCSVYTPMMALPSGLA
- the LOC119274742 gene encoding uncharacterized protein LOC119274742, whose translation is MKREGVCTRSQTKKQKVWTAWRGNSHPDNPFEQEFGSSSDSGQGVWTELSEEVASNLAGTVVSLASFADGNTVFFACTGIIIVNNPTFTSCLTSLSLVRSIDDDTKILHDMTIEVRLPDNKLELGWLESYDLKYNVAVINIGHYRSLQVTCLDHQRQFESHSKVVAVGRCFNSGKLMATAGMLTDNPQGAYREELAISTCEITMTGVGGPLVDFNGDFIGMNFYAEKETPFLPRIKILELLSQFRETIQWMAPNKKGPGSKIERSPRPCKPDSEVSSRKGEKLKDQKPSICTLCDPECQPGLMDRLLLERKSLCSGRPSYPCFGVPTKKELRSNGYPLPVWQNAGMRLLNNFEEKFSEDIWSKLERNVASNMSQSVVALASFSGKTRCFACTGVFIDCNGSTTRVLTSASLVRTSDNENKVADNLKIVVCLPDNRHTRGTLQHYSIHYNIAVVHIKNFCCTQTAQIDNQMLIKPQKEVVAIGRVYQSGNLMATSGIVIDKPSKLGCKELKISTCKITKAGIGGPLIDFDGNFSGMNFYGLEEAPYIPVNIILKVLKNFDAQGTVARDDDDSPNRWPVPKPFWCYPKWHELEEGIDVEEEIIYQRQRQQF